The following coding sequences are from one Cytophagia bacterium CHB2 window:
- a CDS encoding biopolymer transporter ExbD, with translation MPKIKKGRIGIKIDMTPMVDVAFLLLTFFMLTTQFRPPEDVSVVIPSSHSVIKLPETDVMTVSVNEEGKIFLGLDSQQLRMAVFGPEFRLKLSTEVADKETLARLLIDARVKNPKLRTVVKADRSAPYGTIEDVMDTLQKTKITRFNLVTDIERT, from the coding sequence ATGCCCAAGATTAAAAAAGGTCGAATCGGCATCAAGATCGACATGACTCCCATGGTGGACGTGGCATTTTTGCTGCTAACCTTTTTCATGTTGACCACCCAATTCCGTCCGCCGGAGGATGTGAGCGTGGTTATTCCCAGCTCGCATTCGGTGATCAAATTGCCGGAAACGGACGTGATGACCGTGTCGGTAAACGAGGAAGGTAAGATTTTCCTTGGCCTGGACTCGCAGCAATTGCGCATGGCCGTCTTTGGCCCGGAGTTCCGCTTGAAGCTGAGCACGGAAGTTGCGGATAAAGAAACACTCGCGCGCCTGCTGATTGACGCGCGCGTCAAAAATCCCAAACTCCGTACCGTCGTCAAGGCTGATCGCTCCGCTCCGTACGGCACCATCGAGGACGTCATGGATACATTGCAAAAAACCAAAATCACGCGGTTCAACCTCGTGACGGATATTGAGAGAACCTGA
- a CDS encoding biopolymer transporter ExbD, whose product MAAVETGESRSHARAGKKHKKKRRLGIRIDMTPMVDIAFLLLTFFMLTTVFSKPQTMEINLPPDESKVDVAESNLMTVRIVPDGTVYCSMGNDVPEVVVAGDELKDVDKKVKALAKFRSLMVERSNANPKLITLIKVHREGQYIYLVDIIDELNLANITRFSIAPMIPDDQKILEKAGYAGPPIQAAGP is encoded by the coding sequence ATGGCTGCTGTCGAAACTGGTGAATCCAGAAGTCATGCACGGGCTGGAAAAAAGCACAAGAAAAAACGCCGCCTTGGCATCCGTATTGACATGACGCCGATGGTGGATATTGCCTTCCTCCTGCTCACATTTTTCATGCTGACGACGGTGTTCAGCAAGCCGCAAACCATGGAAATCAACCTCCCGCCGGATGAATCCAAGGTCGATGTGGCGGAATCGAATCTGATGACCGTGCGCATCGTCCCAGATGGCACCGTTTATTGCAGTATGGGAAACGATGTGCCGGAAGTGGTGGTGGCGGGTGATGAGCTTAAGGATGTGGACAAAAAGGTGAAGGCCCTGGCAAAATTTCGCTCGCTGATGGTAGAGCGCAGCAACGCCAACCCGAAGCTGATCACCCTCATTAAAGTGCATCGGGAGGGGCAATACATTTACCTGGTTGACATCATTGATGAGTTGAACCTTGCCAACATCACCCGATTCAGTATCGCCCCGATGATTCCCGACGATCAGAAGATATTAGAAAAAGCCGGATATGCCGGGCCGCCGATTCAGGCTGCCGGGCCGTAA
- a CDS encoding MotA/TolQ/ExbB proton channel family protein, producing MKQGFFTMAVVVISMIIGYAIYTQLPKFIRDGGPVVSVLIALTIMVVTFIFERLLSLNRAKGRTAMTVFLKKIQQEIHAGNIDGAIEACDRQRGSLANVIRNGLARYKELKESGKVKEQKEMMADVQHAIEEAMLLEVPLLEKNLVVLSTIASIATMVGLFGTVIGMIRAFKALAQAGVPDAVQLSLGISEALINTAGGIFAAILGIVFYNVFTTRVDNFTYMIDEASYSIVQTLATRSKE from the coding sequence ATGAAGCAAGGCTTCTTCACCATGGCAGTCGTTGTCATCTCCATGATTATCGGTTATGCCATCTATACGCAATTGCCCAAGTTCATCCGGGATGGTGGCCCGGTGGTTTCGGTTTTGATTGCGTTGACCATCATGGTCGTCACCTTCATTTTTGAGCGGTTGTTGTCGTTGAATCGCGCCAAAGGCCGCACCGCCATGACGGTCTTTTTGAAAAAAATCCAGCAAGAGATTCACGCGGGTAACATCGACGGCGCCATTGAAGCGTGCGATCGCCAACGCGGCTCGCTGGCAAACGTTATTCGCAATGGTTTGGCGCGCTACAAAGAATTGAAAGAGAGTGGCAAGGTAAAAGAGCAAAAAGAAATGATGGCCGACGTGCAGCATGCGATCGAAGAGGCCATGCTGCTCGAAGTGCCGCTGCTCGAGAAAAACCTGGTCGTGCTTTCCACCATTGCCTCCATCGCCACGATGGTCGGTTTGTTCGGCACGGTTATCGGCATGATTCGCGCGTTCAAAGCGCTGGCGCAAGCCGGTGTGCCGGACGCCGTGCAGCTTTCGCTGGGTATCTCGGAAGCCTTGATCAACACGGCCGGCGGCATCTTCGCGGCAATTTTGGGCATCGTGTTCTACAACGTTTTCACCACGCGCGTTGACAATTTCACCTACATGATTGACGAGGCGAGCTACTCCATCGTGCAAACCCTGGCAACACGCTCGAAAGAATAA